The following proteins are encoded in a genomic region of Brachypodium distachyon strain Bd21 chromosome 1, Brachypodium_distachyon_v3.0, whole genome shotgun sequence:
- the LOC100839272 gene encoding kxDL motif-containing protein 1 — MERSPVASPETAAAAAEVAAQFRSLVDAEDVGSIKQAQHLILGRLQDSNAVLTHFNEYSEQCFAEVSSDFASKTRLLKSMKDDLDHIFMKLRNMKSRLVATYPDAFPDGAMEKTMDQRPDLERPLE; from the exons ATGGAGAGGTCGCCGGTGGCTTCGCCGGAgacggctgccgccgccgcagaggTGGCGGCGCAGTTCAGATCGCTAGTGGACGCCGAGGACGTGGGATCCATCAAGCAGGCGCAGCACCTCAT ACTTGGGAGATTGCAAGATAGTAATGCAGTTCTCACTCATTTTAATGAGTACTCTGAACAATGCTTTGCGGAGGTGTCCAGTGACTTTGCTAGTAAAACTCGCCTTCTGAAGTCGATGAAGGATGATCTTGACCATATTTTCATGAAGCTGAG AAACATGAAATCGAGGTTAGTAGCAACTTATCCGGATGCTTTCCCTGATGGTGCGATGGAAAAGACAATGGACCAAAGGCCAGATCTTGAAAGGCCTCTGGAATAG
- the LOC100837145 gene encoding histone-binding protein MSI1 homolog, translating into MPKAGGGGDEEEFRAEVEERLINEEYKIWKKNTPFLYDLVITHALEWPSLTVQWLPDRTEPAGKDHSVQKMVLGTHTSDNEPNYLMLAQVQLPLDDAEADARHYEDDHAEIGGFGAASGKVQIVQQINHDGEVNRARYMPQNSFIIATKTVSAEVYVFDYSKHPSKPPLDGACNPDLRLKGHNSEGYGLSWSIFKEGHLLSGSDDAQICLWDIKANGKNKTLDAYQIFKYHDGVVEDVAWHLRHEYLFGSVGDDHHLLIWDLRSPAPTKPVQSVVAHQGEVNCLAFNPFNEWVVATGSTDKTVKLFDLRKIDTSLHTFDSHKEEVFQVGWSPKNETILASCCLGRRLMVWDLSRIDQEQTPEDAEDGPPELLFIHGGHTSKISDFSWNPCEDWVLASVAEDNILQIWQMAENIYHDEDDLPSDEPAKAS; encoded by the exons ATGCcgaaggccggcggcgggggcgacgaggaggagttCCGCGCCGAGGTGGAGGAGCGGCTTATCAACGAGGAGTACAAGatctggaagaagaacacgccgTTCCTCTACGACCTCGTCATCACCCACGCGCTCGAATGGCCCTCGCTCACCGTGCAGTGGCTCCCCGACCGCACCGAGCCCGCCGGCAAGGACCACTCCGTGCAGAAGATGGTGCTCGGGACGCACACCTCCGACAACGAGCCCAACTATCTcatgctcgcgcaggtccagCTCCCCCTCGACGACGCCGAGGCCGACGCGCGCCACTATGAGGACGACCACGCCGAGATCGGCGGTTTTGGGGCTGCATCCGGCAAG GTGCAAATAGTTCAACAGATAAATCATGATGGAGAAGTTAATCGGGCTCGATATATGCCCCAAAATTCATTTATAATTGCTACTAAGACAGTCAGTGCAGAAGTGTACGTCTTCGATTATAGCAAGCACCCATCCAAGCCTCCACTGGATGGTGCATGCAATCCTGATTTACGGCTAAAGGGACACAACTCTGAAGGATATGGCCTGTCTTGGAGTATCTTTAAAGAGGGCCATTTGCTGAGTGGATCTGATGATGCTCAAATTTGCTTATGGGACATCAAAGCAAATGgtaaaaataaaacccttGACGCATATCAGATTTTTAAG TATCATGACGGTGTAGTTGAAGATGTTGCTTGGCATTTGAGGCATGAATACCTATTTGGCTCAGTCGGTGACGATCATCACCTGCTAATTTGGGATTTACGCAGTCCTGCACCTACCAAGCCTGTACAGTCTGTTGTGGCACACCAGGGTGAG GTGAATTGCTTGGCGTTCAATCCTTTCAATGAATGGGTTGTTGCAACTGGTTCAACTGACAAGACTGTGAAATTGTTTGATCTTCGGAAGATCGATACTTCGCTGCACACCTTTGATTCTCATAA AGAGGAAGTATTTCAAGTTGGATGGAGCCCGAAGAATGAAACCATACTTGCATCTTGTTGCCTGGGCAGAAGGCTGATGGTTTGGGACCTAAGCAG AATTGATCAGGAGCAAACACCAGAGGATGCTGAAGACGGTCCGCCTGAGCTTCTGTTCATTCATGGAGGCCACACAAGCAAGATCTCTGACTTCTCCTGGAACCCGTGCGAAGATTGGGTGCTTGCTAGCGTTGCTGAAGACAACATCCTTCAGATATGGCAGATGGCGGAGAACATCTACCATGATGAGGATGATCTTCCGAGTGATGAGCCGGCAAAAGCTTCTTGA
- the LOC104582854 gene encoding patatin-like protein 3: MAGVEAMASPIAMDVDKLSYEIFSLLESKFLFGPGTPASPFLRDGRVRVLSVDGCGAGAGDALLAAAALARLEAGLRQRAGDPDARVADFFDLAAGAGAGGVLAAMLFLKGPDGRPRYSAQEALAFVAGSVGKEDWGGRRRGGLAKLFRGGTRKADKSFRRVFGDATLRDTVAPVLVPCYDLATGAPFVFSRADAVESDSFDFRLVDVCAATCAAGGRSPAAVRSLDGRTAIAAASGGVAAMSNPASAAITHVLHNKQEFPLALGMDDILLLSIGTGASSSGTNNGWNTPMPTRSPSRDELARVTAQSVADMVDEAVAMAYFGQGSGSSNYVRVQATSSSGAEAGAMLAQRNVESVLFRGRRLSERTNGEKVDAMAEELVKEQERRMRSPLPNVLIKQLVASPRLSSATTASSDVTATVRTASTMPSPASWDSRCQ; the protein is encoded by the coding sequence ATGGCTGGAGTGGAAGCAATGGCGTCGCCGATAGCCATGGACGTGGACAAGCTCAGCTACGAGATCTTCTCCTTGCTGGAGAGCAAGTTCTTGTTCGGCCCGGGGACGCCCGCGAGCCCGTTCCTCCGCGACGGGCGCGTGCGAGTGCTGTCCGTCGACGGCTGCGGGGCGGGCGCCGGGGACGCGCtgctggccgcggcggccctcGCGAGGCTCGAGGCCGGGCTCCGCCAGCGCGCAGGCGACCCCGACGCGCGCGTCGCGGACTTCTTCGACctcgcggccggcgccggggccggagGTGTGCTCGCGGCCATGCTCTTCCTGAAGGGCCCCGACGGGCGGCCCAGGTACTCGGCCCAGGAGGCGCTCGCCTTCGTGGCCGGGAGCGTCGGCAAGGAGGACtggggcggccggcgccgtggcggGCTCGCCAAGCTGTTCCGGGGCGGCACGAGGAAGGCAGACAAGTCCTTCCGTCGGGTGTTCGGCGACGCCACGCTCAGGGACACCGTGGCGCCCGTGCTTGTGCCGTGCTACGACCTGGCCACGGGCGCGCCGTTCGTGTTCTcgcgcgccgacgccgtcgaGAGCGACAGCTTCGACTTCCGCCTCGTGGACGTCTGCGCGGCCACCTGCGCCGCGGGCGGCCGTTCGCCCGCGGCCGTGAGGTCCCTGGACGGGCGCACGGCCATCGCGGCCGCGTCCGGTGGTGTGGCGGCCATGAGCAACCCGGCGTCCGCGGCCATCACGCACGTCCTCCACAACAAGCAGGAGTTCCCCCTCGCCCTCGGCATGGACGACATCCTCTTACTCTCCATCGGCACCGGCGCGTCGTCATCCGGCACCAACAACGGCTGGAACACGCCGATGCCCACGCGCTCCCCGTCGCGGGACGAGCTGGCGCGGGTGACCGCGCAGAGCGTGGCGGACATGGTGGACGAGGCCGTGGCCATGGCGTACTTCGGCCAGGggagcggcagcagcaactaCGTGCGCGTCCAggccaccagcagcagcggcgcggaGGCCGGGGCGATGCTGGCGCAGCGGAACGTGGAGTCGGTGCTGTTCCGCGGGCGGAGGCTCTCGGAGCGGACCAACGGCGAGAAGGTGGACGCCATGGCGGAGGAGCTGGTGAAGGAGCAGGAGCGCCGGATGCGCAGCCCGCTCCCGAACGTGCTCATCAAGCAGCTGGTGGCCTCGCCAAGGCTCTCGTCCGCGACCACCGCCTCGTCGGACGTCACCGCCACGGTCAGGACGGCGTCCACGatgccgtcgccggcgtcgtGGGACTCCCGCTGCCAGTAA
- the LOC100840493 gene encoding vacuolar protein sorting-associated protein 2 homolog 2, which translates to MNIFKKKVDPKEALRTSKREMSVATRGVEREIGSLQMEEKKLVAEIKKTAKTGNEAATKILARQLVRLRQQIVNLQGTRAQIRGVATHTQAMYAGTSISAGMKGASKAMAAMNKQMEPAKQMKVMREFQKQSTQLDMTLEMMSDAIDETLDKDEAEEETEELTNQVLDEIGVDVASQLSSAPKGRIGSSNKKAESNQARNAAPARNAAPESNAAEVDDLEKRLASLRRI; encoded by the exons ATGAATATCTTCAAGAAGAAGGTTGACCCCAAAG AAGCTCTCAGGACAAGCAAGAGAGAGATGTCAGTGGCCACAAGAG GAGTTGAACGAGAGATTGGGTCCCTGCAGATGGAG GAGAAGAAGCTGGTTGCCGAGATCAAGAAGACTGCTAAGACAGGAAATGAG GCAGCAACCAAAATTCTAGCTCGGCAACTTGTCAGGCTTAGGCAACAAATTGTCAATTTACAAGGAACACGGGCACAGATACGTGGAGTAGCTACTCATACACAG GCCATGTATGCGGGCACTTCAATATCTGCTGGAATGAAAGGtgcaagcaaagcaatggCAGCGATGAATAAG CAAATGGAACCAGCAAAACAGATGAAGGTCATGAGAGAATTCCAGAAGCAATCAACTCAGTTGGACATGACG CTTGAGATGATGTCTGATGCCATAGATGAAACACTGGATAAAGACGAGGCTGAAGAGGAAACAGAAGAGCTCACGAACCAG GTTCTGGATGAGATTGGAGTTGATGTGGCTTCGCAG CTGTCTTCCGCTCCTAAGGGGCGTATTGGGTCCAGTAACAAGAAAGCCGAGAGTAACCAAGCACG GAATGCGGCTCCAGCGAGAAACGCGGCACCTGAATCCAATGCTGCTGAAGTTGACGACCTGGAGAAGAGACTGGCATCTCTTCGCCGCATCTGA
- the LOC100841100 gene encoding DNA repair protein recA homolog 1, chloroplastic — MTTAAAAARLTPAVLPRPRRRVSATRASASGTTGRGRRLRCEFVASVGNGALSGEDDPRLIDRQKALDAAMNDINNSFGKGSVTRLGSAGGAFVETFPSGCLTLDFALGGGLPKGRVVEVYGPESSGKTTLALHAIAEIQKLGGNAMLVDAEHAFDPAYSKALGVDIENLIVCQPDNGEMALEIADRMCRSGAIDLICIDSVSALTPRAEIEGEIGMQQMGLQARLMSQALRKMSGNASKAGCTLMFLNQIRYKIGVFYGNPEVTSGGIALKFFASVRLEIRHIGKIKSAKGDEDVGVKVRVRVQKSKVSRPYKQAEFEIMFGEGVSKLGCILDCAELMEVVAKKGSWYSYKDIRLGQGREKALQYLRESPTICDEIEKVVRAMIPEGTRHMTLLAFGQSSSPTEEEEVYDE, encoded by the exons ATGactaccgccgccgccgcagcacgtCTCACCCCCGCCGTCCTGCCCCGTCCCCGCAGGAGGGTCTCAGCGACGCGCGCCTCAGCTAGTGGCACCACCGGGCGCGGAAGGCGGCTGCGCTGTGAGTTCGTCGCCAGCGTCGGGAACGGCGCGCTCTCCGGAGAGGACGACCCTCGCCTCATAGACCGA CAAAAAGCTCTTGATGCAGCCATGAATGACATAAACAACTCATTTGGAAAAGGGAGCGTTACAAGATTAGGCAGTGCTGGCGGTGCTTTTGT TGAGACTTTTCCAAGTGGCTGCTTAACACTAGATTTTGCTTTGGGCGGTGGCCTTCCAAAAGGAAGAGTAGTAGAG GTGTATGGCCCAGAAAGCAGTGGAAAAACTACTCTAGCTCTGCATGCCATTGCTGAAATAcag AAGCTAGGAGGAAATGCCATGCTTGTCGATGCAGAGCATGCTTTTGATCCAGCTTATTCAAAAGCACTTGGGGTAGATATTGAAAATCTGATTGTATGCCAGCCTGACAATGGAGAGATGGCACTAGAAA TTGCGGACCGCATGTGTAGATCTGGAGCAATAGATCTCATCTGTATTGATTCAGTTTCAGCTCTCACTCCACGTGCAGAAATTGAA GGCGAGATAGGGATGCAGCAGATGGGTTTACAAGCTCGTCTGATGAGTCAAGCATTGAGAAAGATGTCAGGCAATGCCTCAAAGGCTGGTTGTACTCTTATGTTCTTGAATCAAATAAGATACAAG ATTGGAGTATTCTATGGGAATCCTGAAGTCACTAGTGGAGGGATAGCTTTGAAATTCTTCGCATCTGTTCGCCTAGAGATACGGCACATTGGGAAGATAAAATCT gcCAAGGGAGATGAAGATGTTGGTGTCAAGGTCCGTGTCAGAGTGCAGAAGAGTAAA GTCTCCAGACCCTACAAGCAAGCTGAATTTGAAATCATGTTTGGGGAGGGCGTTAGTAAATTG GGGTGCATTCTTGATTGTGCTGAGCTGATGGAAGTCGTTGCAAAGAAGGGTTCATGGTACAGTTACAAAGATATAAG ATTGGGTCAAGGTAGAGAAAAGGCACTACAGTATCTCCGGGAGAGCCCAACCATCTGTGATGAGATAGAAAAG GTGGTTCGAGCTATGATACCAGAAGGAACAAGGCATATGACCCTGCTAGCTTTCGGGCAGTCATCATCACCaactgaagaggaagaagtatATGATGAGTGA